A genome region from Dolichospermum compactum NIES-806 includes the following:
- a CDS encoding four helix bundle protein: MLKVTNTNANVNVKSNNHITITDRTKQFAIRIIKACCFLDEKPGTYRTLSKQLLRSGTSVGANVREAQSAQSDKDFIHKLEIALKEARETQYWLEILIESELVDKPKFTLLLQEANEIGKILVASTKKLKDK; encoded by the coding sequence ATGTTAAAGGTGACAAACACAAATGCAAATGTAAATGTCAAAAGCAACAATCATATCACAATTACAGATAGGACAAAACAATTTGCAATTAGGATAATCAAAGCTTGTTGCTTTCTTGATGAAAAACCAGGAACTTATCGGACACTTTCTAAACAGTTATTGCGTTCTGGTACTTCTGTAGGCGCAAATGTTAGAGAAGCTCAATCTGCTCAATCTGATAAAGACTTCATTCATAAATTAGAAATAGCCCTGAAAGAAGCCAGAGAAACTCAATACTGGTTAGAAATTTTGATAGAATCAGAATTAGTAGATAAACCAAAATTTACCTTACTTCTCCAAGAAGCTAACGAAATTGGAAAAATCTTAGTCGCTTCTACCAAAAAACTTAAAGACAAATAA